The Corvus hawaiiensis isolate bCorHaw1 chromosome 2, bCorHaw1.pri.cur, whole genome shotgun sequence genome includes a window with the following:
- the LOC125321359 gene encoding stromelysin-1-like, which translates to MKKKILLFLELLYVICSSAFPVAPEKEKEDMQFAKKYLENFYDFKEEKGLFKAKDLNHMSDKIREMQSFFGLEVTGELNHKTLDMMKQPRCGIPDVRSYSTFPHSPTWKKEDVTYRILNYTPDMLQADVEEAIARAFQLWSSVTPLRFSRVYGGQADIMISFAAGFHGDFYSFDGPGGTLAHAYPPGGGIGGDAHFDEDENWTKFTTYSGYNLFLVAAHELGHSLGLSHSNVFGALMYPIYMPTDTRDYQLHQDDIDGIQALYGPPKESSALPPKTSPPQEPTETIPAEAPTEMSPREEPTEMTPSKPPQRPDDCDPLSFDAITTLRGETLFFKDSYVWRKSPYFTGIEHDTIFSFWPSLIAGFDAAYEVDNKDRVLFFKDNQYWAVSGYSIESGFPKPIQNLGFPTSVRKIDAAVHDQNTKRTYFFVGNKYWSFNENTQSMERGYPRKIAADFHGISYPIDAALQKNGYFYFFHGSSQYEVDIKKKKLIRIMKSNSWFNC; encoded by the exons atgaagaaaaagatcCTTCTTTTCCTTGAGTTATTATATGTTATAtgctcttctgcttttccagtggctccagaaaaagagaaagaagataTGCAATTTGCTAAG AAATATCTGGAAAACTTCTAtgattttaaagaagaaaaaggtttgTTTAAAGCAAAGGACCTCAACCACATGTCTGACAAAATACGAGAGATGCAGTCATTCTTTGGGCTAGAGGTGACTGGGGAGCTGAATCATAAGACACTGGACATGATGAAGCAGCCTAGATGTGGGATACCAGACGTCCGTTCATACAGCACCTTCCCACACAGCCCCACGTGGAAGAAGGAAGATGTGACATATCG GATTTTGAACTACACTCCAGACATGCTGCAAGCTGATGTAGAGGAAGCAATTGCAAGAGccttccagctctggagcagtgTCACCCCTTTGAGGTTCAGCAGGGTCTACGGCGGTCAAGCAGATATAATGATCTCCTTTGCAGCTGGAT TTCACGGTGACTTCTATTCCTTTGATGGTCCAGGAGGAACTCTGGCTCATGCCTACCCCCCTGGTGGTGGGATAGGAGGAGATGCCCATTTTGATGAAGATGAAAACTGGACCAAATTTACTACCTATAGTG GATACAACTTATTTCTCGTTGCTGCTCATGAGTTGGGCCATTCACTAGGTCTCAGTCATTCCAACGTTTTTGGTGCTTTGATGTATCCTATATATATGCCCACAGACACAAGGGACTACCAACTTCATCAGGATGACATTGATGGCATTCAAGCCCTCTATG GACCCCCCAAGGAATCATCTGCACTTCCACCAAAAACTTCTCCCCCACAAGAACCAACTGAAACGATACCTGCAGAAGCCCCAACTGAAATGTCTCCCAGGGAAGAACCAACAGAAATGACACCCTCCAAGCCACCCCAAAGACCAGACGACTGCGACCCTCTGAGTTTCGATGCTATCACTACTCTCCGTGGGGAAACACTGTTCTTCAAAGACAG CTACGTCTGGCGCAAAAGCCCATATTTCACAGGAATTGAGCACgacaccatcttctccttctgGCCATCACTGATAGCTGGCTTTGATGCTGCCTATGAGGTTGACAACAAGGATCGAGTGCTGTTTTTTAAAG ACAACCAGTACTGGGCTGTCAGTGGCTACAGCATAGAGTCAGGCTTCCCCAAGCCCATTCAGAACCTGGGCTTCCCCACCAGTGTCAGGAAAATCGATGCAGCTGTTCATGACCAAAATACCAAGAGAACCTATTTCTTTGTTGGTAACAAGTACTGGAG TTTCAATGAAAATACCCAATCAATGGAAAGAGGCTATCCAAGAAAAATAGCAGCTGACTTCCATGGGATCAGCTATCCAATTGATGCTGCCCTTcagaaaaatg GATATTTCTACTTTTTCCATGGATCAAGCCAGTATGAGGTTGacatcaagaaaaagaaactcaTCCGTATAATGAAGAGCAACAGCTGGTTTAATTGCTAG